One window of the Phycodurus eques isolate BA_2022a chromosome 7, UOR_Pequ_1.1, whole genome shotgun sequence genome contains the following:
- the tmprss5 gene encoding transmembrane protease serine 5, with protein sequence MAESPDGDALSVIENPAAVSHPFPSDKAAVVEQSEGVQSSLKGFQNTTHAHRLVRLVAAVCALGLLGGLAVGVWLLVKFLLRPSSPHSAVGLGDTKETAFCNVTDEVSIADPRKVFYRISPENSLLEIQLGKVPTWLPVCYERWNSSLGTLVCRQLGYLRLTKHKGVNLTDIGPNYTEGFLQITSEERGTLENMWQFRRSCITDKVIALQCFECGTRAKLPRIIGGVEATLGRWPWQVSLYYSKRHTCGGSIITSQWIVTAAHCVHNYRLPQVSSWAVYTGVVTRNLAKMMEHTGHAVEKIVYNKNYNHVSHDSDIAMMKLRDPLNFSDTVRPVCLPQYDYDPPGGTQCWISGWGYTQPDGVHSSDTLKEAAIPILGTNKCNSSCMYNGEITPRMLCAGYTEGKVDACQGDSGGPLVCQDDNVWRLMGVVSWGNGCAEPNHPGVYTKVAKFLEWIYKIMETY encoded by the exons ATGGCAGAG AGTCCTGATGGAGACGCATTATCAGTCATTGAGAACCCGGCAGCCGTCAGCCATCCCTTTCCTTCCGATAAGGCAGCAGTAGTCGAACAAAGCGAGGGAGTGCAGAGCAGCTTGAAAGGGTTTCAGAACACAACGCATG CTCACAGGCTGGTGAGGCTGGTGGCAGCCGTGTGTGCACTTGGACTCTTGGGAGGCTTGGCTGTCGGCGTCTGGTTGCTAG TCAAATTTCTCCTGAGGCCATCATCCCCTCACAGTGCAGTGGGGCTGGGGGACACAAAGGAGACGGCTTTCTGCAACGTGACAGACGAGGTTTCTATTGCCGACCCCAGGAAAG TGTTTTACAGGATCAGCCCTGAGAACTCTCTGCTGGAGATCCAGCTGGGAAAGGTGCCCACCTGGCTGCCAGTGTGCTATGAGCGGTGGAACTCGTCGCTGGGAACACTGGTCTGCAGGCAGCTGGGTTATCTGAG ACTGACCAAGCACAAAGGCGTGAATCTGACAGATATTGGGCCCAACTACACGGAAGGCTTTCTACAGATTACCTCAGAAGAACGGGGAACTCTGGAAAACATGTGGCAGTTCAG gcGGAGCTGCATCACTGACAAGGTTATCGCCTTGCAATGTTTTG AGTGTGGCACACGAGCAAAGCTGCCCAGGATAATCGGAGGAGTGGAGGCCACACTGGGAAGGTGGCCCTGGCAAGTCAGCCTCTACTACAGCAAACGCCACACCTGCGGAGGCTCCATCATCACCAGTCAATGGATCGTCACAGCTGCTCACTGTGTGCACAA CTACAGGCTGCCGCAGGTGTCCAGCTGGGCGGTCTACACAGGCGTGGTGACACGCAACTTGGCGAAAATGATGGAGCACACGGGGCACGCCGTGGAGAAGATAGTCTATAACAAGAACTACAACCATGTGAGCCACGACAGCGACATCGCCATGATGAAATTGCGGGACCCGCTCAATTTTTCAG ATACAGTTCGCCCGGTGTGTCTGCCTCAGTATGACTATGACCCTCCTGGAGGTACGCAGTGCTGGATCTCTGGCTGGGGATACACACAACCGGATGGTG TTCACTCATCTGACACCCTGAAAGAGGCCGCCATTCCTATCTTAGGCACCAACAAGTGCAACAGCTCCTGCATGTACAACGGCGAGATCACACCGCGGATGCTGTGTGCCGGATACACGGAGGGAAAAGTGGACGCGTGTCAG GGGGATAGTGGTGGGCCTTTGGTGTGCCAGGATGACAACGTGTGGAGGCTTATGGGGGTTGTCAGCTGGGGGAATGGCTGTGCCGAGCCCAACCACCCCGGAGTCTACACTAAGGTGGCCAAATTCCTCGAGTGGATCTACAAGATAATGGAG ACTTACTAA